The uncultured Fretibacterium sp. DNA window ATGCGTCGATATCGAAAGAAACAGGACTCCTTATTGTATCACCGATGAAACATTTGGCGATGTGCGCTCGGCCCAAATCCGCAGGTTGCGATAGCCTTATGAAGAATAAAGTGCGTTGTTGCATAGATTGAGCTAATTCTCATTTTGCACCTGGCGGGTGCGAGATCAAGGTCAGCTTAACCCATACCGTAACGCGCTTAATCCTCGATAAGTCTGTCTCAACCTGTGGATTGAGGGTGGAAGACAGGTGGAAGACAGCTCTTGACTTTTCGACTTTCCCTGATAAAATTAATTTTCGTTGGATAGCGTTGGGGAATGGTGCAACGGCAGCACGCCTGACTCTGGATCAGGTAATCGGGGTTCGAATCCCTGTTCCCCAGCCACTTAAAATGTTGTTTCATGAGGTGAATTTGAGCTCCTGCTTTCAGCCGTGAGGGTTTACGGTGGTAAAAGCGGGAGTTTTTTTATATTTTAGCCATGATAAGGTACAAACGTCTTTGTTGCCGAAAGAGAGCGGATGTGTCAGAATGGCGGGACAGGTTGGAAAATCGCAAGGGTAGCTTGCCGTGAAGAGCTTGCAGAACGTTTTGAAGGGGGAACCGTCATGAAAGACTCGACTGTCAGCGTCAGGGAAGAGGCCGTGAAACTGAACCCGCAGCTTGTGGAGTGGCGCCGCCATCTGCACGCGCACCCGGAGCTGGGGTTCGAGACCGCCGATACGGCGGCCTTCGTAGTGGCGCGCCTGAAGGAGATGGGCGTGACGGAGTTTCGCACGGGCATCGCCAAGAACGGCGTCGCCGCGGTAATCCGTGGAGATTTGCCCGGCAAGGTGCTGGGGATGAGGGCGGACATGGACGCCCTGCCCGTCCAGGAGGAGACGGGGCTGCCCTTTGCCTCGACGGTGAGTGGACGCATGCATGCCTGCGGACATGACGCCCATGCATCGATGCTTCTGGGGGCAGCCAGGATCCTGACGGCCCATCGCAGTGAACTGAGGGGGGCGGTCAAGCTGATCTTCCAGCCCTCGGAGGAGACGGCTGCGGGGGCGCTCGCGATGATCGAGGACGGTGTGATGGAGAATCCCAAGGTCGATGCCTTTATCGGGCTTCACACGGGCAATTTCTGGTCGGGGGTCGATGCGGGCGAGATCGGGTACAGCAACGGACCGCTGATGGCCGCGGCCGACCTCTTCACCATCACGATCACCGGCAAGGGAGGGCATGGCGCAACGCCGCACCGCACCATCGATCCCATCGCCATCGGATGCCAGATATACACGGCGCTCCAGACCATCGTGAGCCGCGAGATCAGCCCTCTGACCCCGGCCGTGCTGACAATCGGGGTGTTTCAGAGTGGCTCTGCGGGCAACATCGTCCCGTCCGACTGCGTCTTGAAGGGTACGCTGCGCGCCCTCTCGGAGGAGACGCGCAAGGAGCTGCAGGACCGTATTCGGGCCATCTCCGAGGACGTGGCTCATGCCATGAGGGGCCATGCGGCCGTGGAGTTCCACTATGGACCGCCCGCCACGATCAATGCGCCGGAGATGACCTCTAAGCTCCTGCGCGCGGCCGGCGCGGTGGTGGGTCCCGAGAAGGTTCGGGAGGTCGAAGAGCCGACGATGGGAGGGGAGGACATGGCGTTCTTCCTGGAGAGGGCGCCGGGTGTGTTCTTCTTTCATCCCTCGACCTTCGGCGGCGGACGGGACTACCCGCACCACCACCCGAAGTTCGACGTCAATGAGGAAGTGCTCTGGACCGGGACGGGCACGATGGCGCAGTTTGCTCTGACATGGCAGGACGATTAAGGCAGACTGCCGGAACTTCGCTTGCAGGAGGGATGTCAACGGGAGAACGGTCCAGGTGAAGCGCAGATAACGCTAATTTAGGGGAGCGCTGATTAAAACAAAAAAGCGGCTATGAATATGCAAGGCAGGCAAAAATCTCCAGCGCTTCCCTAATTTTTTAAATGGGGGCTTCTGATAGATAAAATCAGCGTTTCCTTAGAGTTTGCTGCGTTACATACTATCTTAAGAGATCGGCTGGTGTTTGCGATGACTCTCAAAAGGTTGTTGATGGCCTTTCAGGCCGTTTTGCTTGTCCTTGGTCTTCTTTTGCTTTATGAGAGCGGAACGGCATATTGGAACATCGTATCGAACGGTATTCCGGAAATAGTCGATTTGAAGACCCTGCATACGACAAAGGCAAAGTACGCGCGTATTACTGCCGCGCTGGACGATACGGGCTTACACATTCCCAAAGACAAGGAGGACAGCGAATCTCATTTTTACACGATCGAACTGGAGGGCAAACTGGTCTTGGTCAACAGTTTACACAAACGAGAGGCAGGACCGGCTTCCACATTTTTCGTTCGAGTTCACCCGTATGAGGGAACACATGTCGAGATGTATTTTGCATTTCTAGCCGCTGCGCATAATGTCCCGGTGCGTGAGGTGCGGGCGGAATATGCGGATAAAATGCTGCAATATTTTGATTCCAATCCGAAAACCTATGACATCATCATGCTGCTTATCGGTACCATAGTGTTTGGTTCCGGTCTGATCTGGACTCTAAAAGCAAAAAACATCAAAGAGATGGTTCGAGCTATTTTTACCTTTAAAGACGATGACGACGTCGACGCTCGATAATCGCACCAATTTTATGAGGTCCCTCCATTACGTTATGATAATTCCCCGTGCCGGGTCTTTTACGCCTTCCGGCAATTTTAGGGCAAATGCGTATTGCTGCAGTCGTGAGGCGCCTCATATACCGATGCCAAAATGATTTGAAGCCTTCAGATTTAAAGTTTTCATCGGTAATATTTTCTGCTGCGTCATGAATTTAAGGTATTGGCGGGTGTTTTTAATGGACAAAAATCTTATCAGGAAATTATTGATGGTTTTGCAGCTCTGTTTGCTTACATTCGGTCTTGTTATCGGCTGTGCGGGCGGAGTGATGTATTGGAACATCGTATCGAACGGTGTTCCTGAAATTGTCGATTTGAAGACCCTGCACACGACAAAAGCGAAGTACGCGCGTATTACTGCCGCGCTGGACGATACAGGGGTGCACATTCCAAGAGATAAAAAAAATGGTGCATCTTATTTTTACACGGTCAAACTGGAGGACAAACTGGTCTTGGTCAACAGTTCGCATAAACGTGAGGAAGGACCGGCTTCAACTTTTTTCGTCCTGATCCGCCCGTATGAGGGAACGCATGCTGAGACGTATTTTGCATTTCTGGCGGCCGCGCGCGGCGTCTCCGTGCAGGATGTGAAGATGACGTATGCGGACAAAATGCTGCAATATTTCGACAGTAATCCGGAAAAGTATACGGCAATTTCCTCGCTGATGGGATTTTTAGTTTTTGCCTGTGGCCTGATCTGGACTCTGAAAGCAAAAAACATCAAGGAGATAATCCGAACGATCTTCACTTTACATGACGGCAACGGTGGAACTCGATAATTGCTCTCCCAGTAAATAAATACAAAGCACCGTCGTGTTGCATTTGTATGTGTACGTGTGTGGAAAAGGTATCGTTGATGTTGTTCCCCGAGGCGGACGTGGAGTCTGCCCCTTCAATGAAGTCCGCTATAGAGAGCTTTTCCCTGAAATTGCGTGTTAAAATTTACGAAAAGCTCTCGACCGGTCATGGAGGCGTACGGATGCAAGACAAGATTCTGATATCGGGGTTCGATCCCTTCGGCGGCGAGCCCGTCAACCCAGCCTGCGAGTTGCTCAGGATTCTTGATGGCAAGCTGCTGGACGGGTACCGCATCGTCACTCAGGAGATCCCTACGGCACGTTTTCGCGCGGCCGAGACGCTTTGCTTGGCCATAACACGCGAGGATCCCGCTATGATTTTAGCCCTTGGCCAGTCGGGCGGATGTTCGGAGCTCTCCGTCGAGCGGGTGGCTATCAATGTCGACGATTACCGCATCCCGGACAACGACGGCAATCAGCCCGTGGACGAGCCCGTGGTCGAGGGGGGCCCCGTGGCCTACTGGTCCACCCTGCCCATCAGGAGCATGGTTCGGGCGATGCGGGAGGTCGAGGTTCCGGCCTCCATCTCGAACAGCGCGGGAACGTTCGTATGCAATCATCTCTTTTACAGTCTGATGCGTTTCCTGGAGGAGGAGGGCGATGTGCGCCGTGGCGGTTTCATTCACGTCCCATATATGCTGGAGCAGGCCGAGCGTTTGGGGCAGCCCGGCTTGCCGCTTGAGGTGATGGCTCGGGGGCTTGAAGCCGCGGTTCGGGCGGCGGCAGCCGTCTGTAAAGGGCATTGACGCGGCCCCCCTTCAGGGGGGCTTTTCTTACGATAGGCCGAAAAAATGGCTGGCCTTGACCCTGCCCGGTGTGCCCAGTGTGCTATACTGCTAAAGAAATAAGGGACGCCGAGATCATGCCGGGCATCCCGTAAAAGACGACATCGAAATCTCTCTATCAAAATTCTCTCTTTTGTCTGCGCATCCACGGGGAGGGTGAGCCTTGATCAATCTGATCGGTATCCTGATCATCCTAATCGGTACGACTTTCGAGTTCAATCTGCTCCTGACCATTTTGCTCGTCATCTTCGTTATGGGCCTGTGTGCCGGGATGTCCCCCGTCGTCATCCTCGAGATGATCGGAAACGCCTTCGTAGCACACCGTTTCCTGTCGATCTTTCTTCTGCTCCTGCCCTTGTGGGGGCTCCTTGAACGATTGGGGCTGTACAAAAAAATAGAGGCCGAATTCCAGCATGTCAAAGATGCTACGGCCGGACGTATTCTGCAGCTGTACATGACGCTCCGACAGGTATCGGTGGCGCTGGGCATCACGCTTGGAGGGCATCAAATAGCCCACACCCTCGTCGCCCCGATGGTCCTTGAGGCCGCAAAACGGGATGGAAGGCTGCTGCCCAGCATGGTCGACCATGTCAAGGCCATGATCGTATCAACGGAGAACTACGGCAACTTCTTTGGACAGCTGCTCTTCATCGCGTCGGGAGGAAGCCTGTTCGTCAGGGCGGTCTTGGAACATGCGGGGTATCCGGTCAGTATCCTCAGGCTCATCCTTTATGCC harbors:
- a CDS encoding DUF969 family protein; the encoded protein is MINLIGILIILIGTTFEFNLLLTILLVIFVMGLCAGMSPVVILEMIGNAFVAHRFLSIFLLLLPLWGLLERLGLYKKIEAEFQHVKDATAGRILQLYMTLRQVSVALGITLGGHQIAHTLVAPMVLEAAKRDGRLLPSMVDHVKAMIVSTENYGNFFGQLLFIASGGSLFVRAVLEHAGYPVSILRLILYAIPTALAAYAIVMVQCALLDSLLRRESDEKTWRE
- a CDS encoding M20 family metallopeptidase — encoded protein: MKDSTVSVREEAVKLNPQLVEWRRHLHAHPELGFETADTAAFVVARLKEMGVTEFRTGIAKNGVAAVIRGDLPGKVLGMRADMDALPVQEETGLPFASTVSGRMHACGHDAHASMLLGAARILTAHRSELRGAVKLIFQPSEETAAGALAMIEDGVMENPKVDAFIGLHTGNFWSGVDAGEIGYSNGPLMAAADLFTITITGKGGHGATPHRTIDPIAIGCQIYTALQTIVSREISPLTPAVLTIGVFQSGSAGNIVPSDCVLKGTLRALSEETRKELQDRIRAISEDVAHAMRGHAAVEFHYGPPATINAPEMTSKLLRAAGAVVGPEKVREVEEPTMGGEDMAFFLERAPGVFFFHPSTFGGGRDYPHHHPKFDVNEEVLWTGTGTMAQFALTWQDD
- the pcp gene encoding pyroglutamyl-peptidase I, with the translated sequence MQDKILISGFDPFGGEPVNPACELLRILDGKLLDGYRIVTQEIPTARFRAAETLCLAITREDPAMILALGQSGGCSELSVERVAINVDDYRIPDNDGNQPVDEPVVEGGPVAYWSTLPIRSMVRAMREVEVPASISNSAGTFVCNHLFYSLMRFLEEEGDVRRGGFIHVPYMLEQAERLGQPGLPLEVMARGLEAAVRAAAAVCKGH